Proteins found in one Malassezia vespertilionis chromosome 5, complete sequence genomic segment:
- a CDS encoding uncharacterized protein (COG:K; EggNog:ENOG503P2XI; BUSCO:EOG09264VRO): protein MLEERAAKSPVHARRSVTQDRRSESRPIGGHDKDPEPSDQEEEDVESDGAEVEALAGDEFSRQQAIYSTQQRNMGLLSQLMDEEQLERHMASRRGTLNKAAVRKLVNHVMSQSVNQHIVMAASGVGKVFVGEIVELGTCLGTLTKARAVQQERRDTGPLLPVHLYEAYRRYKLRQERPGRYPPGGSSGAAGLGKRRRMF from the exons ATGCTggaagagcgcgcggcgaaaTCGCCGGTGCATGCGAGACGTTCTGTGACGCAGGACCGTCGCAGCGAGTCGCGGCCTATAGGTGGACATGATAAAGATCCAGAGCCCAGTGATCaggaagaggaggatgTGGAGTCGGATGGCGCTGAagtcgaggcgctggctGGCGACGAGTTCAGCCGGCAGCAGGCGATCTATTCTACGCAGCAGCGGAATATGGG TCTTTTATCGCAGCTCATGGACGAGGAACAGCTTGAGCGGCACAtggcgtcgcgtcgcggcacATTGAACAAGGCGGCTGTGCGCAAGCTTGTGAATCATGTAATGTCCCAGTCGGTGAACCAGCATATTGTCATGGCTGCTAGCGGTGTAGGCAAAGTGTTTGTTGGCGAGATTGTCGAGCTCGGTACGTGCCTCGGTACGCTAACAAAAGCACGCGCTGTCCAGCAGGAGCGACGCGATACGGGGCCATTGCTGCCTGTGCACTTGTACGAGGCATACCGGCGCTACAAGTTGCGGCAGGAGCGACCGGGGCGATACCCTCCAGGAGGATCGAGCGGTGCTGCTGGGCTCGGCAAACGGCGACGCATGTTTTAG
- the NAS6 gene encoding putative ankyrin-repeat protein (COG:O; SECRETED:SignalP(1-26); EggNog:ENOG503NXYE), with protein sequence MTALFNFQSLLLVVLLTICTCTYVRAVAPGLVDRNKKGFLGVFYKGARIGKIDLVQQYLDEDISAAQLNEQDADGRAPLHWAASDDAKLNIAKALLNTGKIDVDAPDHGGWTPVMIASSAGASQMLDLLLAHGASPHAVNNRKISALHYAASKNHAEIARALLVAGADANAQDGALQRPIHRAASAGHNAMIRTLLAPPPRADGSAHPKTRVNAVDRLGNTPLHLALDSGNQQTTAVLIGEGGADRTRPNADGILAEEMEGVGGQEQNRIRDFIVASFGAL encoded by the exons ATG ACTGCGCTGTTCAATTTTCAATCGCTGCTCCTGGTCGTGCTGCTGACCATTTGTACATGCACGTACGTACGTGCCGTCGCGCCAGGACTGGTCGATCGGAATAAAAAGGG CTTCCTCGGCGTGTTTTACAAGGGTGCGCGGATAG GGAAAATTGACCTGGTGCAGCAGTACCTTGACGAAGATATCAGTGCTGCACAGCTGAACGAGCAGGATGCAGATGGACGTGCGCCACTGCATTGGGCAGCCTCCGACGATGCCAAACTTAATatcgccaaggcgctcctCAACACGGGCAAGATCGATGTGGATGCGCCGGACCATGGTGGATGGACTCCGGTGATGATTGCATCTTCTGCAGGCGCCAGCCAGATGTTGGATCTCCTGCTAGCGCA TGGCGCGAGTCCCCATGCAGTAAACAACCGCAAGATTAGTGCACTGCATTACGCAGCGAGCAAGAATCATGCagagattgcgcgcgccctGCTCGTCGCAGGCGCCGATGCGAATGCCCAAGATGGCGCTTTGCAGCGTCCCAT tcatcgcgcagcgtctgcagGCCACAATGCAATGATCCGtacgctgcttgcgccgccaccgcGCGCAGATGGAAGTGCACACCCCAAGACGCGTGTCAA TGCCGTCGACCGGCTCGGCaacacgccgctgcacctcgcgctcgactcGGGGAATCAGCAGACTACGGCGGTGCTTATTGGCGAGGGCGGCGCGGACCGAACGCGCCCAAACGCAGACGGGATCCTTGCAGAGGAGATGGAAGGGGTAGGCGGCCAGGAGCAAAATCGCATCCGTGACTTTATAGTAGCATCGTTTGGCGCATTGTAG